From the genome of Methanothermobacter sp., one region includes:
- a CDS encoding roadblock/LC7 domain-containing protein, which produces MIERVLKDLGRINGVNGSLVVGKDGLIIESEVPSGIDAELVAAMASAVFGTAERSAEEIQQEPLEQVTIEGSRGKTLMIDAGEGILAVITDVDINLGLIRLEMKRSAERVKDLLT; this is translated from the coding sequence ATGATTGAAAGGGTGCTTAAGGATCTAGGTAGAATTAATGGTGTTAATGGCTCTCTGGTTGTTGGAAAGGATGGTCTCATAATTGAGAGCGAAGTCCCATCAGGTATAGATGCGGAACTCGTAGCTGCAATGGCATCAGCAGTATTTGGTACGGCTGAGAGATCAGCTGAGGAGATCCAACAGGAACCACTTGAACAGGTGACAATAGAGGGCAGCAGGGGTAAAACATTGATGATCGATGCTGGTGAAGGCATACTTGCAGTTATAACAGATGTTGATATAAACCTTGGGCTAATAAGGCTCGAAATGAAAAGAAGCGCGGAAAGGGTGAAGGACCTACTAACATGA
- a CDS encoding ZPR1 zinc finger domain-containing protein, whose translation MKIDCPVCHAQKSLEITTHLEKIPYFGEVMESTLICQECGYRYSDVLCLDHGEPMRYSLWVESETLNARVVKSQSATIKIPELGLKVEPGPRSTAYISNIEGVIERFQAAVKMALKLFEDEKAQERSLNLLEDLKKVRDGEKKVKVILEDPMGQSFIAHPKASKRKLTSEEIKKLKTGFITIER comes from the coding sequence ATGAAAATCGATTGTCCAGTATGTCATGCCCAAAAATCGTTGGAAATCACCACGCACTTGGAGAAGATACCATATTTTGGTGAGGTCATGGAATCAACGCTTATATGCCAGGAATGTGGATACCGTTACAGTGACGTTCTCTGCCTGGATCATGGAGAACCTATGAGATACTCTTTATGGGTTGAATCTGAAACCTTAAACGCGAGGGTGGTTAAATCACAATCAGCCACTATAAAAATACCAGAACTAGGTTTAAAGGTGGAGCCAGGGCCAAGGTCCACAGCTTATATTTCAAATATTGAGGGGGTTATCGAAAGATTCCAAGCAGCTGTTAAAATGGCTTTAAAACTTTTCGAGGATGAGAAAGCCCAGGAGAGATCCCTTAATTTACTCGAGGACCTTAAAAAGGTTAGGGATGGTGAGAAAAAGGTTAAGGTTATATTGGAAGATCCTATGGGTCAAAGCTTCATAGCTCATCCAAAGGCTTCGAAGCGCAAGTTAACCAGTGAAGAAATCAAAAAACTTAAAACAGGTTTTATAACAATCGAAAGATAG
- the nadC gene encoding carboxylating nicotinate-nucleotide diphosphorylase → MIDMLRKLIKEDVGFEDITTNALIEVGLEAEAEVISKDDGIIAGVEVAKITCDDFNLDFKAYKLDGDKVKEDEIILSMKGDARHILLIERTLLNLMMRMSGIATTTYNLVQRARRYNPNIIIAGTRKTTPGLQWWEKHAIRIGGGDTHRFRLDDCAMIKDNHISLIGDLEEAIRKVRSYISFTKKIEVEVESVEDAIIAARCGADIILLDNMEPSVIKDVISTLEKENLRDNVILEASGGINPDNIDEYAATGVDVISMGFITHSTPVVDLSLEMSKL, encoded by the coding sequence TTGATTGATATGTTAAGGAAATTAATAAAAGAGGATGTGGGTTTTGAGGATATCACAACTAACGCACTTATAGAGGTTGGCTTAGAAGCTGAAGCAGAAGTCATATCCAAGGATGATGGTATAATAGCTGGGGTTGAGGTTGCAAAGATTACATGTGATGATTTCAATTTAGACTTTAAAGCATATAAGTTAGATGGTGATAAGGTCAAAGAGGATGAAATCATACTCTCAATGAAAGGGGATGCAAGGCATATTCTCCTTATTGAAAGAACCCTCCTTAATCTTATGATGAGAATGAGCGGTATAGCCACTACTACATATAATCTAGTGCAAAGGGCGCGAAGATATAACCCCAACATTATAATCGCTGGAACTCGTAAGACAACACCAGGCTTACAATGGTGGGAGAAACATGCTATCCGTATTGGTGGCGGTGACACTCACCGTTTTAGACTTGACGATTGTGCAATGATAAAAGATAATCATATTTCCCTCATCGGAGACCTAGAGGAGGCTATCAGGAAGGTTAGGTCCTATATAAGTTTCACAAAGAAAATAGAAGTAGAAGTTGAGTCTGTTGAGGATGCTATTATAGCTGCAAGGTGTGGTGCTGATATAATACTCCTTGATAATATGGAGCCATCAGTTATTAAGGATGTTATCAGTACACTTGAAAAGGAAAACTTGAGGGATAATGTTATCCTCGAGGCTTCGGGTGGTATAAACCCTGATAATATTGATGAATATGCCGCTACTGGGGTTGACGTGATATCAATGGGTTTTATCACGCATTCAACGCCTGTAGTAGATTTAAGTTTGGAGATGAGCAAACTGTGA
- a CDS encoding 3H domain-containing protein, with translation MRKPYVILIGSASGIGKSTIAAAIASELNIKHLIETDFIREVVRGIIGPDYAPVLHRSSFDAYTALRDKERFGDYKSLVSAGFEEHASFVIPAIEKVIKRAIEDADDIVIEGVHLIPGLLDIAKFKDEASIHFFILSADEEVHKERFVKRAMEIKRGGKHLEYFKENRIIHDHLVKAAREHNVPVIDNESVNCTIKRMLSFIRECCKLITLKHSVDKLPEVIDIVIRKYGGRIVDVAYYIPGFTEPLKREVNVYDPREAQRFLDRLQSNPKRKKDLERLYKLSNNIHSHIICAPDEESLTKITHELDKKGLIYKGEDDQQ, from the coding sequence TTGAGGAAACCGTATGTAATATTGATAGGAAGCGCTTCTGGTATAGGCAAATCTACAATAGCTGCTGCTATAGCCAGTGAATTAAATATAAAACATCTCATAGAAACAGATTTTATCCGGGAAGTTGTGAGGGGGATCATTGGACCAGATTATGCTCCAGTACTCCACAGATCATCCTTTGATGCTTACACTGCCTTGAGAGATAAAGAAAGATTCGGAGACTATAAATCGCTGGTAAGCGCGGGATTTGAAGAACACGCTTCCTTTGTCATACCTGCCATTGAAAAGGTTATAAAGAGAGCCATTGAAGATGCGGATGACATAGTAATAGAAGGAGTACATTTAATCCCAGGTCTCTTAGACATAGCCAAATTCAAGGATGAAGCTTCAATACACTTTTTCATATTATCTGCGGATGAGGAAGTCCACAAAGAAAGATTCGTCAAAAGGGCCATGGAAATCAAAAGAGGGGGTAAGCATCTTGAATATTTCAAAGAAAACAGGATCATACACGATCATTTAGTGAAAGCGGCGAGGGAGCATAATGTACCAGTGATTGACAATGAAAGCGTAAATTGTACAATAAAAAGGATGCTGTCATTCATAAGAGAGTGTTGCAAACTGATAACATTAAAACACTCAGTAGATAAGCTACCTGAAGTTATAGATATAGTTATTAGAAAGTATGGTGGACGAATAGTAGATGTCGCTTATTATATACCAGGATTCACAGAGCCTCTTAAAAGGGAAGTGAATGTATATGATCCCAGGGAGGCTCAGAGGTTCCTTGACAGGCTTCAGAGCAATCCTAAACGAAAAAAGGATCTTGAAAGACTCTACAAATTATCGAATAACATACACTCACATATAATATGCGCACCAGACGAGGAAAGTCTCACTAAGATAACTCATGAACTCGACAAAAAAGGACTAATATACAAAGGAGAAGATGATCAACAATGA
- a CDS encoding mechanosensitive ion channel family protein has product MQPKMIIEGLLVIGITLFATFVITRWVSRLLYKTAEKWELDLTVIHVLNDIIKYALYILAAAIILKWFGIDLTGLILSIGIVGVAVGFAARDTLANFISGLFILADKSFKVGDVIEVSNQKGTVIKMGFRTTTICTSDNKIITIPNSSFSKNPYVNYTSSHRRRIDLKVNIPLEVDIKEFEKKIKGIVSKIDGILPEPEPHLIILEIADTGIIAKVTAWTDKTDKVVYYKSIIGENVKKLIKR; this is encoded by the coding sequence ATGCAACCGAAGATGATAATTGAAGGTTTACTTGTTATAGGAATTACATTGTTCGCCACGTTTGTTATAACAAGGTGGGTTTCGCGCTTACTTTATAAAACCGCGGAAAAATGGGAGTTAGATTTAACAGTAATACATGTGTTGAATGATATAATAAAATACGCCCTATATATATTAGCGGCTGCCATAATCTTGAAATGGTTTGGAATCGATCTTACGGGGCTAATTTTAAGTATAGGAATAGTAGGTGTTGCAGTAGGTTTCGCTGCTAGGGATACATTAGCAAATTTTATATCAGGACTTTTCATACTTGCAGATAAGAGTTTCAAGGTTGGTGACGTTATCGAAGTTTCCAACCAGAAAGGTACCGTTATAAAGATGGGTTTTAGGACAACAACAATCTGCACTTCTGACAATAAAATTATAACAATACCAAATTCTTCTTTTTCAAAAAACCCCTATGTTAATTATACATCATCCCATAGACGTAGGATAGATCTCAAAGTAAACATACCCTTGGAGGTTGATATAAAAGAATTTGAAAAGAAGATAAAAGGGATAGTAAGTAAAATAGATGGTATCTTACCAGAACCAGAACCGCATCTCATCATATTGGAGATTGCGGATACTGGTATAATCGCTAAGGTAACAGCTTGGACGGATAAAACAGATAAAGTTGTCTATTACAAGTCTATAATAGGAGAAAATGTCAAAAAACTTATTAAAAGGTGA
- the rnz gene encoding ribonuclease Z, which yields MELIFLGTSAAIPSKKRNHTAIALKAFGEVFLFDCGEGTQRQMAKAKVSPMKIEKIFISHLHGDHILGLPGMIQTMAFRGREKPLHIFGPPGLKGMVDAAMKLGYFSMDFDIYVHEIGAGKIIEKEEYVISCAETEHTVPNLSYCFEEKKRPRFLRDKAIKLGLKPGPAFGKLHRGIPVRLGDRIIRPEEVLGKPRKGIKITYSGDTRPSQNLVKLAKDSHILIHEATFEAGKEDKALETGHSTASEAAEVARESNVKNLILTHLSTRYKRSDIIEKAAREIFENTIVAYDLMSIEVRKYATEDDN from the coding sequence ATGGAACTAATATTCCTTGGAACTTCGGCAGCAATACCCTCCAAGAAAAGAAACCATACCGCAATAGCCTTGAAAGCATTCGGTGAAGTGTTCCTATTCGATTGTGGAGAGGGGACTCAGCGGCAGATGGCAAAGGCAAAGGTAAGCCCAATGAAAATAGAGAAAATATTCATAAGCCATTTACATGGGGATCACATTTTAGGTTTGCCTGGGATGATCCAGACAATGGCATTCCGTGGGAGGGAAAAACCCCTACACATATTCGGCCCCCCTGGCCTCAAGGGAATGGTTGATGCGGCGATGAAGCTTGGATATTTTTCAATGGATTTTGACATTTATGTGCATGAAATAGGCGCTGGTAAAATCATAGAAAAGGAGGAATATGTTATAAGTTGTGCTGAGACAGAGCACACAGTACCTAATTTATCATATTGTTTCGAGGAAAAGAAAAGGCCTAGGTTTTTAAGGGATAAGGCTATAAAGTTGGGTTTAAAGCCTGGACCAGCATTTGGAAAGCTTCATAGGGGCATCCCGGTACGTTTGGGTGATAGGATCATAAGACCGGAAGAGGTTCTTGGAAAACCGCGTAAGGGTATTAAGATAACATATTCAGGTGATACAAGACCATCTCAGAACCTTGTAAAATTGGCTAAGGATTCCCATATACTCATCCATGAAGCCACATTCGAGGCAGGTAAAGAAGATAAAGCTCTTGAAACTGGACACTCTACGGCTTCTGAAGCTGCTGAGGTAGCTAGAGAATCTAATGTGAAAAATTTGATCTTAACACACCTTAGCACCCGTTATAAACGTTCTGATATTATTGAAAAGGCGGCTAGGGAAATATTTGAGAATACTATAGTGGCTTATGACCTCATGTCTATCGAGGTGAGGAAATATGCAACCGAAGATGATAATTGA